A stretch of DNA from Bradyrhizobium algeriense:
AGCGGAATCGGCAGGCGCGAAAGCCGGTGGACGGTCGCGAAGTTTCCACTTCTCGCCTTCGCCGTAGATCACGACGGGACGCAGGATCGTAAACGAAACGCCGGCCGCGCGTATCGCCTGTTCGGCGGCAAATTTGGATCGTCCATAGGCATTGTTCGGCGTCGGAAAATCATCTTCGGTGAGGTTATGATCCGCATAAGAGCCGGACTGGGCAGCGATCGAGGAAATGAACACCAGATGCTTGGTCGCGCCGCGCGATATCGCCCGTGCCAGCGCCGAGGTCGCGCGATGATTCACGCGATCATAAAGATCGTCGCCGGCGTATTTGTGAGCAATGCCTGCAAGATGAACGACGGCGTCGCATTGGTCCAGCAGAGGTTGCCAGTCGAACAGCCGCGAGAGATCCGCAAGCGGAACGGCGGTCACGTCCGGATTGTCGAAGGCGGTCACCGCCCTCGATGCCGCGATCACGCTGTATCCCTGCGCGACAAGATACGGAACCAGATGACGTCCGACAAACCCGTCGGCGCCGGTTACGAGCACCCTGGTTTTCTTGTTGTCGCGGCTGCCCTGCAGGTCCGACACGGTGCTCGACTGCGCACCGGCTCCGTCGCAAGCAGGTATGGGGCGTGAATTCATCGGCCCTTGGACGCCTTTTCGCCGCTGAATTTCCTGTTGCATCTAACCTGAAAAGGCTGGCTTTTGAAATCGGCCGTCGCTGAATTCCAATATAGGCCAGCTAATCGCATAGGTGCAACCGAGGGTTAGCGGAACCCCTCCTGTGTGAGCAAGGGGATACGGCGCCAATCGGGCAGCGCTTGGGTACAGGAATCCCTTCGAGCCATTTAACCCATCCGCCGAGGGTTGAAATCCCGCCATTGGCGGGGCCGCTACCTCGTGCAGTCTTCGAGGTTATTGTCAATGCCTTCGGGCCGATGAAAATCCGGCGGCCCCGGCGAGAGTCGTGGGGGCTACGCCGCTTGGAAGGGTTGGCTGCGGTCGATCAGGCGGCTAACGTCTGTTCTGACGGCTAACGGAACAAGGCTTCCCATGATCAGAATAGGCCTGCTCGGATGCGGGCGTATCGCAAAGCGCCACTCGGAACTTCTGGGCGGCAATCATATCGACGGAGCCCGGCTCGTTGCCGTTTGTGACACCGTTCGCAACCGCGCCGACGCGATCGCGTCGAAGTTCGGGGTGCCTGCCAGCTATGACATCGACGAGTTCCTCGCCCGGAAGGACATCGATGCCGTGACGGTGCTGACGCCGAGCGGACTGCATCCCGCCCATGTCATCGCCTGTGCGAAGGCCGGAAAGCATGCCATCGTCGAGAAGCCGATGGCGTTGCGGCTGCAGGATGCCGACGACATGATCCGCGCCTGCGACGAGGCCGGCGTCAAGCTTTTCGTCGTCAAGCAGAATCGCTTCAACGTTCCCGTGGTGAAGGCGCGGGAGGCGCTGGAGGCCGGCCGCTTCGGCCGCCTGATTCTCGGCACGGTCCGCGTCCGCTGGTGCCGCGACCAGGCCTATTACGATCAGGATGCCTGGCGCGGCACCTGGGCCTATGACGGCGGCGTGCTCTCCAACCAGGCCAGCCACCACGTCGACATGCTGGAATGGTTCTTCGGCGATGTCGTCAGCGTTCATGCCCGCGCCGTGACGGCGCTGGCAAAGATCGAAGCGGAAGACACGGCGGTCGCCACGCTGAAGTTCCGCAACGGCGCGCTCGGGATAATCGAGGCGACGACAGCTGCGCGTCCTGCCGACCTCGAAGGCTCGCTTTCGATTCTCGGAGAAAAGGGAACCGTCGAAATTGCGGGCTTCGCCGTCAACAAGATCCGGCACTGGCGCTTTGTCGAAGAGCTTCCGTCGGACAAGGACGTGGTCGAGAAATTTTCCGTCAATCCGCCGAATGTCTACGGCTTCGGCCATCAGGCCTACTACCAGCACGTGATCGACTGCTTGGTGAACCAGCGTTCGGCGCTGGTCGACGGTCTGGAAGGACGCAAGAGCCTGGAACTGATTTCCGCGCTCTACGAATCGATCGAGACCGGCGCCGAGGTGCCGCTTCGCTTCGCGCCGCGGCTCGGCCGGCTTGGTGTCGTCTCGTGAACCGGCCCGAAATACATCAGGCCGGCGTGCGTGACGTTGATTTCGGCACAGGCGTCAAAATCGTCGAGCCGTGCAATCTCTACGGCTGCAAGATCGGCGACGACTGCTTTGTCGGGCCATTCACCGAAATCCAGAAAGGCGTCGTGATCGGCGCCCGCACGCGGGTGCAGTCGCACGCCTTTATCTGCGAACTCGTCACCATCGGCGAAGACTGCTTTGTCGGCCATGGCGTGATGTTCGTGAACGATACGTTCTCGACCGGCGGCCCCGCCCGTGGCAACAGGGACCTGTGGCGCGAGACCGTGATCGGCAACCGCGTCTCGATCGGCTCCAACGTCACGATCATGCCGGTCAGGATCGCCGACGACGTTGTCATCGGCGCGGGTGCGGTGGTAACCAGGGACATCACGGCGTCGGGGACATATGCGGGCAATCCGGCACGCCGACTGCTGGCGGACAAGTAGGGAAGACGACCGATGCCGGTGCCTTTTGCTGATCTGCAACTGCAGTATCAGACCATCAAGAGCGAGATCGACGGCGCGATTGCCTCCGTCATCCGCGACAACGCTTTCATTCGCGGATCCTATGTCGATGCCTTCGAACGGGAGTTCGCCGCGGCCGTCGACGTCAAGCATTGCGTCTCCTGCGCCAACGGCACCGATGCGCTATATCTCGCGATGGCCGCGCTGAAGGTCAAGCCGGGTGACGAGGTCATCACCACGGCGCATTCCTGGATCAGCACTTCGGCGATGATTACGCACGCCGGCGCCACCGTGGTCTTCTGCGATACCGATGGCGCGACGTTCACCATCGATCCGGCGGCGATCGAGGCCGCGATCACGCCACGCACCGTCGGCATCATTCCGGTGCATCTGTACGGAC
This window harbors:
- a CDS encoding NAD-dependent epimerase/dehydratase family protein: MQQEIQRRKGVQGPMNSRPIPACDGAGAQSSTVSDLQGSRDNKKTRVLVTGADGFVGRHLVPYLVAQGYSVIAASRAVTAFDNPDVTAVPLADLSRLFDWQPLLDQCDAVVHLAGIAHKYAGDDLYDRVNHRATSALARAISRGATKHLVFISSIAAQSGSYADHNLTEDDFPTPNNAYGRSKFAAEQAIRAAGVSFTILRPVVIYGEGEKWKLRDRPPAFAPADSASLRGAVCAAIGAVDPEFHLGRCNRAKQSPCAGRNFHRVRPGTRHGRRSHRASPCELRQTSLADAGASKLDQADTPGHRPGCDVGADRAAPGRSTE
- a CDS encoding Gfo/Idh/MocA family oxidoreductase; translated protein: MIRIGLLGCGRIAKRHSELLGGNHIDGARLVAVCDTVRNRADAIASKFGVPASYDIDEFLARKDIDAVTVLTPSGLHPAHVIACAKAGKHAIVEKPMALRLQDADDMIRACDEAGVKLFVVKQNRFNVPVVKAREALEAGRFGRLILGTVRVRWCRDQAYYDQDAWRGTWAYDGGVLSNQASHHVDMLEWFFGDVVSVHARAVTALAKIEAEDTAVATLKFRNGALGIIEATTAARPADLEGSLSILGEKGTVEIAGFAVNKIRHWRFVEELPSDKDVVEKFSVNPPNVYGFGHQAYYQHVIDCLVNQRSALVDGLEGRKSLELISALYESIETGAEVPLRFAPRLGRLGVVS
- a CDS encoding acyltransferase; translation: MNRPEIHQAGVRDVDFGTGVKIVEPCNLYGCKIGDDCFVGPFTEIQKGVVIGARTRVQSHAFICELVTIGEDCFVGHGVMFVNDTFSTGGPARGNRDLWRETVIGNRVSIGSNVTIMPVRIADDVVIGAGAVVTRDITASGTYAGNPARRLLADK